The following proteins are encoded in a genomic region of Thermothielavioides terrestris NRRL 8126 chromosome 5, complete sequence:
- a CDS encoding eburicol 14a-demethylase: MGLALDIGGPLAEGFSRLGLASQIGVAFASFLFLSVLLNVLKQVLFRNPNEPPVVFHWFPFVGSTITYGMDPPRFFKENRKKYGDCFTFILLGKKTTVYVGPKGNDFILNGKIRDVCAEEIYHPLTTPVFGKDVVYDCPNSKLMEQKKFMKVALTTEAFRSYVPIISDEVTSYFKRCPDFKGKSGVVNICPKMAQITIFTASHALQGKEIRDKFDETLADLYHDLDMGFTPINFMLHWAPLPWNKRRDHAQRTVAKIYMDTIKARRARGETGAQDIMYHLMNSTYKNGVKVPDHEVAHMMIALLMAGQHSSSSTSSWIMLRLASRPDIMEELYQEQIKNLGPDLPPLTYEDLAKLPLNQAIVKETLRLHAPIHSIMRAVKQPMPVPGTKYVIPPNHVLLAAPGVSATDEQYFPQPMLWEPHRWEKDSPLAPSIVRNAPDNGEEEEEKIDYGYGLVSKGTASPYLPFGAGRHRCIGEQFANVQLQTIVAMTVRLFRFRNVDGQEGVVGTDYASLFSRPLEPANIVWERRDAAQA, encoded by the exons atggGGCTCGCCCTGGACATCGGCGGCCCGCTGGCCGAGGGGTTCTCGCGCCTCGGGCTGGCCTCGCAGATCGGTGTCGCGTTCGCAAGCTTCCTGTTCCTGAGCGTGCTGCTGAACGTGCTCAAGCAGGTGCTCTTCAGGAACCCCAATGAGCCGCCCGTCGTCTTCCACTGGTTCCCCTTCGTGGGCAGCACCATCACCTACGGCATGGACCCTCCGCGCTTCTTCAAGGAGAACAGGAAGAAG TATGGCGATTGCTTCACCTTCATTCTGCTCGGAAAGAAGACGACCGTCTATGTCGGCCCCAAGGGCAACGACTTCATCCTGAACGGCAAGATCCGCGATGTTTGCGCCGAGGAGATCTACCACCCCCTGACGACCCCGGTCTTTGGCAAGGACGTCGTCTACGACTGCCCCAATTCTAAGCTCATGGAGCAGAAGAAG TTCATGAAGGTCGCTCTCACCACCGAGGCGTTCCGCTCCTACGTGCCCATCATCTCGGACGAGGTCACCAGCTACTTCAAGAGGTGCCCCGACTTCAAGGGCAAGTCTGGCGTCGTCAACATCTGCCCCAAGATGGCACAGATCACTATCTTCACCGCCTCGCACGCGCTGCAGGGCAAGGAGATCCGCGACAAGTTCGACGAGACGCTGGCCGACCTCTACCACGACCTCGACATGGGTTTCACGCCCATCAACTTCATGCTGCACTGGGCGCCGCTCCCGTGGAACAAGCGGCGCGACCACGCCCAGCGGACCGTCGCCAAGATCTACATGGACACCATCAaggcgcgccgcgctcgcggcgAGACGGGCGCGCAGGACATCATGTACCACCTGATGAACTCGACCTACAAGAACGGCGTCAAGGTGCCCGACCACGAGGTCGCGCACATGATGATTGCGCTGCTGATGGCGGGCCAGcactcgtcgtcgtcgaccagctcgtgGATCATGCTCCGCCTCGCCTCGCGGCCCGACATCATGGAGGAGCTGTACCAGGAGCAGATCAAGAACCTCGGGCCCGACCTGCCGCCCCTGACCTACGAGGATCTCGCCAAGCTGCCGCTCAACCAGGCCATCGTCAAGGAGACCCTCCGGCTGCACGCGCCGATCCACTCCATCATGCGGGCCGTCAAGCAGCCGATGCCGGTGCCCGGCACCAAGTACGTCATCCCGCCCAACCacgtgctgctggcggcccCAGGCGTCTCGGCCACGGACGAGCAGTACTTCCCGCAGCCCATGCTGTGGGAGCCGCACCGGTGGGAGAAGGactcgccgctggcgccgagcATCGTGCGCAACGCGCCGGATAAcggcgaagaggaggaggagaagatcGACTACGGCTACGGCCTCGTCAGCAAGGGCACCGCCTCGCCCTACCTGcccttcggcgccggccgccaccgctgcaTCGGCGAGCAATTCGCCAACGTGCAGCTGCAGACCATCGTCGCCATGACCGTCCGCCTGTTCCGCTTCCGCAACGTGGACGGCCAGgagggcgtcgtcggcacCGATTACGCCTCGCTCTTCTCCCGCCCGCTGGAGCCCGCGAATATCGTGTGGGAGCGCAGggacgccgcccaggcgTGA